Within Anopheles nili chromosome 3, idAnoNiliSN_F5_01, whole genome shotgun sequence, the genomic segment AGATAACGTCGCAGTTGGCGTTGACTCATCGCGACCTCCCCAAAAACAGCTCCACCAGCCCAGGTCACACGCTTCCGTCAAAACGCACACAACCGTCAGAAGGTAACTCGTGCAGACGCATCGAAGcgtgcttcgttttcttttccaacgaGTGGGGGAACCGCGATCGAGTTTTTGGAGCTTGATCTCTGAACGCATGCACAGTGTCCATTGCGGTATCGTCGTGTTAAGATGGCTTCGTTTTTGGTGAAATCTTCGCTGCTGCTCGTTGGCGTCGCGATGGCCGTCACTTTGACCAGTGCCGCCATAGGTACACAGGGGTGTAGGGCCGTGGGGTGTTTGGTGAGCTATTTAACagtgttgtgtgttttccgtACAGACGATGACCTTCGAGAGAACCTCAACCGGGGAAGCTTGGTACGCGTTGTCAGAAGCCCGCAGCAGCCTCATGGTTTCCCGAACTTCCCACCGTAAGTGACAGCATGAAAGTTCTACTTTCCCACCCGGTTATGCTCACTAATGCATGCGTTTTTTATTGTCTCCGGTGACTCTCGGGGATGTAGGCCACAGTTTCCTTTCGCCAATCCGGAAATCGTCTCGCAAGATACGCAGCGGGACAAGAACGGCTTCGCGCAGACGACGATCTACAAGTA encodes:
- the LOC128726772 gene encoding uncharacterized protein LOC128726772 isoform X1, which translates into the protein MASFLVKSSLLLVGVAMAVTLTSAADDLRENLNRGSLVRVVRSPQQPHGFPNFPPPQFPFANPEIVSQDTQRDKNGFAQTTIYKYPNGMGSSSVSTSYSGSSTRPYATWSMVGVVALLLLKLLQ
- the LOC128726772 gene encoding uncharacterized protein LOC128726772 isoform X2; the encoded protein is MAVTLTSAAIDDDLRENLNRGSLVRVVRSPQQPHGFPNFPPPQFPFANPEIVSQDTQRDKNGFAQTTIYKYPNGMGSSSVSTSYSGSSTRPYATWSMVGVVALLLLKLLQ